A region of the Parambassis ranga chromosome 24, fParRan2.1, whole genome shotgun sequence genome:
ACAACTCCATTGCTTTTGGTTCGCAGTCTTAAAGACGAGAGAAAGCTTTAAAATTTCGCAGTGAATCCACATCCGTGTATCAACATCAGTCTGCGACAACTGGAAAGCAACGTCATCAAATGGGAGGGGCCGGGATCACGTGACACCAGTAGAGCGGAAAGGGGACGTGAAAGTGAGCTTGGTAGAGAGAATAtgaggaaaggaaaggaggcaTCCATCCTATGCCGTGTCTCCTTTGCCAGCTTCTGTTTACTCTAAGTAGACTTCCGTTTTTGACAttagatgtttacattttacttATAGTCAGCACctaatgttgtttgttttagccAAAAGGCATATGGAGATAGTAGATATTTTTCAGCAGCACGTAGCCTGAGTGAAAAGTAGATGTGCGCATGCGTACACCTACTGTTAAATTTCTAACAAGCCATTTAAACGATATTAATTTCTCATCATTTAAGGGACGTGGTAAATATCTTTAAAGTAGGAATGCGGCTTTTATCCACATTCAAAAGACACCTTTAAGAAATCAATGCTTGTACATGACAACACTTGTTGCATTTAATACAAGAGGCCTGATGTTAGTAAGAGGAAAATGTCAGTTATCATTGGCTAATGTTTCCCTGTGTGTGGCTTAATGTAAAGTATAAAGCAAAGACGATCGAGAAACACTTGCTTTGCATGCGCATCGTAACACAAGGGGCCGCAGGTTGTTAATTATAATTCACAGATACCGCATAGGAAAGCAGATTCACCACTGATGTATACGAAGGTGTCTACCTATAAAAGCGATCATCTCGGTACGGAGTCAGGTCCTCCTTCAGCTCGTTGTAGGCCTCCTGTATCTTCCTGCAGAAGTACTTCAGCTCGCTGTACAGAGGGTTTTCCAAGCCGGAGGAGTATTCGGTGTCCATTATCACACCGAGCCGACAGGCGGCTGAAAATGGCGATGAGGAAAACAATCCGCGGCCTTCACCGATCAGCACACACCGGCCTGTTTGTATTGTTGGCGTCGTTTAATTAAAAGTGCAGCCgaagctgttttgtttgtgtcgactcaaagaaagagagaaaagctgTTAAAGCAAACGGGGGCGGAAACACACAGCCGACacgcggggggggggggggggggggggggggcggtcACGTGATCAGggttcagcaccacggacagagacagacggCAGCACGGAcatcagtctgcacacacagacaggaccaATCAGACTGACAGGACCCACTGAAGAGCGTTCTAATCATGTAGTATAGAAAAAAGATCATACAATATTTTCACAGTAATATTTAATCACCCGTTGAAATTAATATACATTTATATCTTATAACAACACAACTGTCTGATATTTCTGATAATGACACCTTGTCAGGTATTATTCCTCACAATATAGGCTATAAAAGATTGAAAATTACAATTATGGGAATCTCATTATCAATACCAGATGCATTAATTGTGTCACTAAACACAAATAACTGTAATAGTGAGGCAGGTTTCAGGTCATTTTAAAGTACTAGGCTCTGGTACATAATGCATTTGTAACACTatcacagcagaaatgtaacTGTAAATGCACAGCTTGACTCCCTGCTTTCAACATGACTGCTGTTTGCCCAGAAGCTGGCAAGTTCTAAATGATCTCCAcctacaataataaaaacacattcaagaGACAGGAGCcgctagttttttttttttctgaaacaatgacatttTATTCAAAAGATGCGTGACATATACAATTATAAAATAATTTACATGGCATGCCTTACTATCCATTCACTATAAACGTTCAGTCACCAAATCagactcagattttttttcaagtgtTTTTTGTCAATAATGTCTACATCTACAAATACAAAGcacatatctttttttttttttaaagaaaagccAAAACCTACAATATCTACAACAGGTCATCATCGGTTTAAAGTGAATCCTTAACCAAGTCCATAGGCGATGCTGAACATGAACTCAGTGGCTTACACTAGTGAACTTATGtgaacattgtgtgtgtgtgtgtgagtgtagaaGCGATGgccacgcacacacatttgGAGATAAACGATTTTAACACTGATGGGCTTGGTAGACTGCACAGCTGAATACAGACACACCTCGACTTGACAGTTACACTCCACATAACTAATTTACCAACTACATTAAACTGGGCACTTACTCATTCACATCTTTTCCATCCAATGCAAACTtcacaaaacactgaaaatctGCCTGTTCCCATCCCCCCCTGACCCAACCCCCCCAACATTCCCATCACACAACTTATATCAATACAAAGAAATGTTCATAAAACTGtacaatatacagtatgtatagATGCTTTATCTCCCTAAGGAAATATTctcataaataaaatgtacagaaCAGCAACAGAGATGCTGAACTAAAAGAACGGTATCGAACTGTGGTCAAAAGCAATGACAAAGGATAATAATCATAACAAAATATTGcactacaaacacaaaaaagatgGGTATTTTTATGACATGCTcatgttctttttatttttaggatctgaaaatattatattttttcgGTCCTCCCACCAATACAACCCCTTACTAACAGACATGCATCTTGTAACATGGAAAGATCACACAAAAGAACGCAACAATCTCATCAATTCAGAGACCAAAACTGAGCTGGTCCAAAGTGACAGCTTTCTTTCCAGTAAAGATGAAGTTACACTTCCCTCTAGGCCTGTTTGTtccaactgtttttttttaagtaaatgcATTTTGGCACAAATATTTGAGGTGTACCTTAAAACACCTTCACGATTTTATTTAGCCTCATTTTGCTCTTTTCCAACATATGCAGATAAAAGTTCTAGATATTTGCCTCATATTTTATGGCATGCTGGCCTTGCTCTGCATCCTTAGCTCAATACAAACTTCACTGTCTGAAAACATTAACCTGCTTTTCAGATTCCAGAGTCAGCTTACTGAAATGGACAGACGTCAATAGCTTCATTCTTCATTGGAGTTCTGACTTCAAATCATTCAGTAACAATGACTTCAGCTTAACTGTTATTTTGTGGTTGTAGCTGTTAAGCTAAACAGTACTACAGCTTTGCTCCACACCTGAAATGACACTTAAAGCACAGTGCAGACAGGTGTAAACAGAAGTCTGTCAAAGTCTCTTTACAACATTTACATATGACTGATATGCATTTTACATGACTTCTGAAAAGTGTATGAAATGGCATAGAtgaaatatacaaaaatatttcCTGTACCTTGCTTACATGTTTAATGTGGTCTTTAAGAGCAGGGACAGCCCCCCAACTAAATACTCACTTCACAGAAGTGACAGCGGGTGACAAATCACTTCATGCCAGAGGTTTAATTTGTCAGTCTAGGCCTTGCCGGCTTCTTTGGCGCCCATGTCACCATATGTAGAATCACGTAAGAACAGGATATGTCAGCCAAAGCCATTCTGTACGCCACTCCCATCTGAATTCTCAAAACTACACAGCAATATTCAAATTCAGTCTCCCaaataaagcaggaaagaaAACTGATGACAATGTATGAGGATTGTAAATCACAAACAATGACAATCATCGATCTATATCTGAATAGATAAACAATATGTACATATAAATTAATTCATGTAACAGAGAGACATTTCTTTTTCCTTCAAAAAGCCTCATCTGGAAAAGACTACAGTTCACCTCAGCTGTATTTACCTTCCCAAATGTTTGACAGTGTCACACCTTTCACAACAGTGAAAAGTCTGAACTCTAGTAGTGCTCCTAAATAATGATGCATATATCTAAACCTCAATTCCAGCCCAGAAAGACTGAGATAGTAACAAAAAGAATGGcagagagcaaaaacaaaaggacgCTCCTACCCTCCAATATGTTTAGTCATTTAATAAAATCCTAAAAGCAAAAGCAGTATAATAAAGTGGTAACTGTTTCACTAAAGGTTTGTACAGCAATGGATTTCAGTGCCCAGTAGTACCTGTGCGCTCTGGGAAAACCAACTTTGATCTCCAGAGTGTGGTTTTCAAGTATTACTGCTGCTTCTTTTGAAAACTGCACCTTGAcaatctctctttctctctcagttCAACAACTGGTTATCATGTCTAAAAGCTTCTTCTAGCTAAAGCAGCATTTATTTGCATGATGATTACCAAAGCTCAGCTCTTTGGCCCTACATGCATTGCAGGGTGCCACTGGCTGCCAAATGGAGCAGATCTGACAGCATTCTTAACAAATGCTTATTGCACCGACTCTAGTGGCAGCATTGTGTAGTGCAGCGTGATTGTGTTTCTCTTGACAGCCAAGGCTCATTTTAGTCCTCTCTCTCTAAAAGTTGATTCATCTCAAATGAAACAGCTGTATCCCTTCAACAACTTGCATTTATTCCCAGATATAACTCAGGGTAAGGATGGAGGGAACATCTCATTTGAGGCGTTGAGTGACATTGGCCAAAGCCACTGCAAAGGCCTGGACAGCAGAGAAGGGATACTGGAAGTCAAGGATATAGGCATTGCCATCGATCCTTCCAAACTGCATCACctaagcagaaaaaaaaaaattaatcaacACGTAGCCAAAGTGTACTATCACTAACACTTCACTAGAGTTGTATTATTTAAACTGGAGCTGCCTTACCTGTCTGCCCTCCAGTTCAATTTGAAAGTTCTTAGCGGACTCCTGAGTGACACGCCCACCAAAGTCCAGCTGGTAGACCTGAGTGGCTTCATTCCACAGTGGCTGCTTGTTGGCCATCACATACACAAACCCCTGACTGCCCAGCCCTCTATCCTCCTTCTCATTGGCTTTTCGACACTTGATCTCATCAAGGTCACTGGCAGCCCTCAGATTCCTCTTACTCTTCCAGCCCTTCTTACTGCTCTGGCACTGATTAAGAAGCTCATCCCCACTGATGAATAACTCTGGCTCACTTTCTGAACTGTCTTGAAACTCACTATTAGCATTGGCCTTACTCAGCTTCTTAGCCTTCAACTGCTGCTCTTTCTGACCCTTTAGTTTCTTTTTGTCCCTTCCTCCCAGCCGTGGACTAGAGATGAGTGAGTTGAAATCACCGAGAGCTCTGCCCTCTTTTTTTGACTTGCTCCCTTCAGCCAGAGGTGGTACATTGGCCTCTTCAGCCCGACCATCCACTCGCTTGCGGTTCTTCTTGCTGAATTTCTCAGATCGCTGTGGCACAGGACTTTCAGTCAGGGAAAGCACCTCCTGAAAACTTTCCCCTGATTCTGCCATGGCCTCTTGTAATCCACCATGGCTCTGCAGTTCCGCTGGgggtggtggagggggtgggggtggaggaggaggtggcgagAGAACATTTTTATCTACTGTCATGTGGGAGGCTTTTGGTGGTAGTGGCACTGCAGGACTGGGCACAGGTGGGCAGGAGTTGTAGGTACCCCAAGGTGTATGGAGGGCAATGGGAGGAATGGGAAGCCCAGCACAAGCACTTCCTCCTGGATACATAGGTGGGAGGGGGCAGCAGGCTAAATTGGCTAGATTGGCAGGGTAACCTGGTGGTAACACAATGGTTGCATCCTGCTGTGAGAAGGGCACTGGTGCCACTACCTCCTTTGGGGAGGTGCAGGGGCGTGGTGACCCTGGGATGGGTTGGAGCTGGGCTCCAGAGTAGGCAGTTACAGGGGGGTATTGGAGAGAGATTTGGTAGCCTGTAGCTGCTGCGGCAGCTTGGAATGATGCAGCGCTGGGGCTGGTGGGGGACTTTGGAGAAAGGACAAAAGGCAGCCTGGTTACATCCAAGTGCTGAGCTGGGCTGAGAATAAGAGGGGGTGGTTTGTGTGGTCCAGGAGGGCCAGCGGAATTCAAAGTTGCTGTCCTTTCTTGAGGAACCCACACCTCCTCTGTGGCAGCTGGATCCCACTGATAGGGAGGTGGGCGTTTGACAACAAGTCCTGATGCATCATTTCCTCCTAATGCCAGATGCCTCAGTGACTGGTTCAGCGTTTCATCCTCTGTGAATGCTGAATTAACATAATCAGCCCTGTCTCTGTtacttcctcctgctgcagtcCCAGCTCCTTCAAGTGAGCTCATCAGACTATAAGAGGACTGGGAGGCCAGAGGAGTAGTACTGTTAGAGTGAACGATAACGGTGCTATGTGGTGCTCCATTCCCTGGAGGGAAATCTTGTCTGATAATAGTTCCTCCTGCAATTCCATTAGCACTCCCTGGAGCTGTTCCTCCAACACTAGATCCACTGCTACACTGACTACAGGTGTATAAGGCTGTTGGTACCCTCTGCTGGAATGAGGCTGCAAGTGCAGTACTGTTTTTAGCCTTAGGAGGCAGTGGTCTAGGTGGCTCCAGCATTTGGGAAACTTTGAGAGCAGCCTCTCGGCTGTTCCTCCTGAGTGTGGCGTGGATCAGACTGCTGTCAAGCCTCTGTCCAGGGTTCCTGGTCACAGCACTGCTCTGGTTGGCTGGGTCGGGGTATGGAGGCGGGTCTCCACTGGGTATGGAATAGCGGGGTGCAGTTAGCCTGTTGAGTGTAGCAGAGGTATATGGCAGCTGGATCTTCTTATCAGCcgttgaagaggatgaagaggatgtgACCCTGAGAGTAGCAGAGCTGCCAGGCCCCTGGAGTGTGTAGACATTTTGATTGCAGACAAGGCGTGTACGGGGACGACATACTTCTTCTACGTTCCCACTGCTGTCAAATGTTGTTATCCTTTCATAGCCCAGTGGTGTGGGGTACTGTGCTTGTTGCTGACCTGAAGGATAAAGCTGGAACTCTCCCTTTTTCAGACATAGGTCACCAGGGGGAGGAGTTCCACCAGAGCCACCTCCTGTTCCAGATGCAGCACTGGAGACTGTAGTAGAGGCTGATGCCGAGGCAgcggcagctgctgctgcagccacagcagcagcaactgtACCAGGatatgggggtggggggttcaTCTTGCTGAGCTCTAAAGGAGCATTGAACACCACTGTGTCCCCCTCAGCCAGCTGTGGAGTTGACCgagtagtttttattttcagtaaGTGTTCATGTTCACTACCCACTGTTCTCTCAACCACTAAATCAGCAGGTGAATGAGGGATTTGGATCTGCAGAGCCCCTGGCTGTAGCTGGTGCAGAGCTGCACCCGATGGCTGTCCTGATGACATAGAGGAAACAGGGATTTGAATATGAAGCTGTTGCTGAAGCTGAtggtgatgctgctgttgttgaatctgatgctgctgttgctgctgctgtgactgcagctgatgatgcagttgttgttgctgctgcagctgctgctgcatttgttggtgctgttgttgcagttgttgctgttgttgtatgtgtatgtgctgctggagttgctgttgctgctgctgctgctgtatgtgttggagctgctgctgaaggtgcTGTTGCTGTTGTAAATGTTGGTGCTGAAGCATCTGCTGATGTTggagttgctgctgctgctgctgaagctgttgTTGGTGATGCTGAATTTGTTGGTGGTGTTGtagtaactgctgctgctgctgctgctgttgttgctgttgacctggctgttgttgctgttgtgagGGATGATGAGTAGGTGGAGGTCCAACCATTAAGCGACCAACTTCCAATCCACCAAAAATGACCTGACCCGGACTGGAGTACCTGGCTGGCACTGTGTACTGAGCTGTCAGGATGGTGTCCTGACTTTGGTCTGACCCACTTGCAGCTGCTCCAGCAGGGGTTGCTGTGGGATTGGTTAGAACGTCTAGTTGAACGTTCTGATTGGCTAGGAGTGACTGGACAAGGCCGATGTTTTGGGCAGGAGACATGGCCTGGGCAGGACTGTGGATGGGGGCAATGGGTATGTTCACAGTACAGGGTGGGTTGTCATCAGCACCCCCAGCAGGGCCTGTGGCAGGCAGGTCATCTTCATCCTCGCTGAAAACATTGGGGCTGAAAACAGGCAGATTGATATAGTCCATAGCAATCTTGCGCACCTCAGGCAGGTAGATGGTCATCTGCCTGGGCTGCAGATGGAGGAGGCTTGTCTTGTAGATAACTAAGGagtaagaaacaaagaaaagaaaacacaagataTAGATAAGTTGGATTGATTTACTTTTTTGTTACTTCTGGTAGTTTAATTTGCCAAGACAAAACTGTTGAATGGTTACCTGCACCAAGATTTGTTGGCAAGAATGTGGCTAGTCCCACTATCTTGAACTTTGTACCCCAAATATTGGATGTGACCTGAGCAAGGTAATTTTgctgcaacacaaaaacaaagaatgttGATATTATCTATGAATATTTGGATATAATTatgtgatgtaaacacaagcagcaTGCCTAATCTGTGGACCGTCCATGCTGCCTTGCTGGGTTCACAAGGTGAATATAATTTGATGATTACCTGAGTGATGTCATCTAGAGGAAATTCCCTCCGGGTTAAACTGGGTGACCCAATCGAGGGTTTCCGTATTGGTAAACGTGGGGACCTGGAGATCTCCTGTGTGGCGCGTGACAGTTTGGGCGATTTTCTTGGATCAATGTTGATCCTGTTGGTAAAGGGACAAACTAAGTCTCTACAGAGAAggtagtaaataaaaaaaaggtttaggCATGCAGTgaagcaaaaagcaaaaacagaacattCCACAAAAAATCAATGTAATGGGTTAATATAAGAAGGTTAATTTCAAACACAGGGAAATGGTTATTACTGTTTAGAGGCCACCATTCCATCCCTCCAATATAATGCACAATAGACTGATCATCAGGAACACTGATTAGTTAGACACAGCATGCTAAGGTGAGCACAAGTTTAGGTGTTTAGTTACCTGGGTAGTTTGGGGGATTTGCTACCCCTGGATATCTTTGGGGATTTCTTGCCAACCCAGTCATCACTCAGCTCAATGTCGCTGGAGTCTGAGCAGTtacagctgtcaatcatggcTGATATCAGACTGTTACCGTATATTTCATCTGAAGAGACAAAATACCACAATGACACAAAATGAGACACTTTTGAGTTAACTTACCATCACTTGATTTAATACAACTATGAGATCTCATTTGTACTCTCGGCTTCAGCCATTAACCAACTACCACAGCTGTAACGTTCACTGCTAAAATAGGTATTTCGAGGGCTCAGACAAatgctgaaaatgtaaatatgaaaTGCTCAAATATGATATTGCAGAAAACATTTTGAAACCTTCAAGCAtattctacaagtccagttgccttgcttcaaccgtCTTGACTGAAAATGACCTAACGTCTTAGAATCttcataaaaatatataatatggtGTTACAACAAGTTTCAATGTTTTACCATTTCTACAAATAAACATTAAACCCATTCATTGTCTCAGTAGATTTACTTCTCCTCTTCCACAGTCATGTAGTTTGtaaaccactgctgctccagtTTAGGTCAAGCTAATTTATTTGATGGACATTAAAGTATGAATGGGCTGGAACCATTTCATGGCTGGCTTCATTTATCACTGCGTGGGGAGGGAACTGGTTGATTTATGAGGAACCCAGGGGCCATCAGAGCCCCCATTAGGCAGCTTTTAATTAACATGGGCCCTGTCTGCTCTATGTGACTAAAAGATACTCTGAGTGCCAAGTCAAAAAAACCCAGAAAACTACTGGAGGATGTCAGAAACGTGTCTCGAAGGAATAAACAGAGTGCTTTTAATGAGAATTTTCATTTGTACGCAGACAATCTTATATAAAAGAAATATTTTAGGGTCAAATCAGAGCACAAAGACTAcctatcaaaaaaaaaacaataaaatacattttcccaACCAACCAACCATTATGTTGGGAAGGGGATAGTAACAgctcatttaaaacaaacagggATGTCTAATGAGTTTTTTAagttattgttttatttctgaCCTGCATCTTATTAGcacaaatattaatatttttgtaTAGTTTAACAGCTTTTTCTAGGTTACAATTATGATGCAAAACTCAATCCTACCCGTTTTTCCATCCGTCTTGGGGTCCATAATGACAAACTCAGGGCGCAGTTTACTTATTCGTCTGCCCTTGAGGATAGGCACCAGACCTCCTAAGTACTCCAAGTACAGAGTGTAGCAGGGCCCCCCGACCTCAGGGTTATCCTCTGTTCGCTT
Encoded here:
- the tulp4a gene encoding tubby-related protein 4a, with the translated sequence MFAAVEHGPVLCSDSNILCLSWKGRVPKSEKEKPVCRKRYYEEGWLATGNGRGVVGVTFTSSHCRRDRPTPQRVNFNLRGHNSEVVLVRWNEPFQKLATCDTDGGIFVWIQYEGRWSVELVNDRGAQVSDFTWSHDGTQALISYRDGFVLVGSVSGQRHWSSEINLESQITCGIWTPDDQQVLFGTADGQVIVMDCHGRMLAHILLHESDGIVSMSWNYPSFLVEDSSESDTDSDDYSPPQVHSQKPLLTVNFTSGDISLMNNYDDLSPTLIRTGLKDVVVQWCSQGDLLAVAGMERTLLSPENSCPPPTRNAIVKFYNVRGEHIYTLDTPAQRPITTLCWGHRDSRLFLASGPALYVVRVEHRVATLQLLCQQGIATAVKEEKDVAKLTMPSRLCSYVTTAFVPTIKPPIPDPNNMRDFVSYPTAGNERLHCTMKRTEDNPEVGGPCYTLYLEYLGGLVPILKGRRISKLRPEFVIMDPKTDGKTDEIYGNSLISAMIDSCNCSDSSDIELSDDWVGKKSPKISRGSKSPKLPRINIDPRKSPKLSRATQEISRSPRLPIRKPSIGSPSLTRREFPLDDITQQNYLAQVTSNIWGTKFKIVGLATFLPTNLGAVIYKTSLLHLQPRQMTIYLPEVRKIAMDYINLPVFSPNVFSEDEDDLPATGPAGGADDNPPCTVNIPIAPIHSPAQAMSPAQNIGLVQSLLANQNVQLDVLTNPTATPAGAAASGSDQSQDTILTAQYTVPARYSSPGQVIFGGLEVGRLMVGPPPTHHPSQQQQQPGQQQQQQQQQQQLLQHHQQIQHHQQQLQQQQQQLQHQQMLQHQHLQQQQHLQQQLQHIQQQQQQQQLQQHIHIQQQQQLQQQHQQMQQQLQQQQQLHHQLQSQQQQQQHQIQQQQHHHQLQQQLHIQIPVSSMSSGQPSGAALHQLQPGALQIQIPHSPADLVVERTVGSEHEHLLKIKTTRSTPQLAEGDTVVFNAPLELSKMNPPPPYPGTVAAAVAAAAAAAASASASTTVSSAASGTGGGSGGTPPPGDLCLKKGEFQLYPSGQQQAQYPTPLGYERITTFDSSGNVEEVCRPRTRLVCNQNVYTLQGPGSSATLRVTSSSSSSTADKKIQLPYTSATLNRLTAPRYSIPSGDPPPYPDPANQSSAVTRNPGQRLDSSLIHATLRRNSREAALKVSQMLEPPRPLPPKAKNSTALAASFQQRVPTALYTCSQCSSGSSVGGTAPGSANGIAGGTIIRQDFPPGNGAPHSTVIVHSNSTTPLASQSSYSLMSSLEGAGTAAGGSNRDRADYVNSAFTEDETLNQSLRHLALGGNDASGLVVKRPPPYQWDPAATEEVWVPQERTATLNSAGPPGPHKPPPLILSPAQHLDVTRLPFVLSPKSPTSPSAASFQAAAAATGYQISLQYPPVTAYSGAQLQPIPGSPRPCTSPKEVVAPVPFSQQDATIVLPPGYPANLANLACCPLPPMYPGGSACAGLPIPPIALHTPWGTYNSCPPVPSPAVPLPPKASHMTVDKNVLSPPPPPPPPPPPPPAELQSHGGLQEAMAESGESFQEVLSLTESPVPQRSEKFSKKNRKRVDGRAEEANVPPLAEGSKSKKEGRALGDFNSLISSPRLGGRDKKKLKGQKEQQLKAKKLSKANANSEFQDSSESEPELFISGDELLNQCQSSKKGWKSKRNLRAASDLDEIKCRKANEKEDRGLGSQGFVYVMANKQPLWNEATQVYQLDFGGRVTQESAKNFQIELEGRQVMQFGRIDGNAYILDFQYPFSAVQAFAVALANVTQRLK